The following proteins are co-located in the Larimichthys crocea isolate SSNF chromosome XXIV, L_crocea_2.0, whole genome shotgun sequence genome:
- the cdan1 gene encoding codanin-1 gives MAALLESVLLQKDPNSVLDWLRNVQECDTLAYSESGVTVHKQEFVPFLLNFLREQSSQALTHGPATPAKTPSRPRAAAQTQGSSDRRGCRSAGGGGGGGGAGSRTASRVQLFSPASSVSPGSEWEASSQSGCHSLSGVNAFSSPSFNTAWSPASRPSGSERRSGQRISLGDYMVSPPDLQPSPNFQSQKGRRRSGGSMPMGGQGRHAGGRGGHHSDESGRWESGGRRSGRGGGGYGRISEQISPPSAGQLNFNNLEDFPPVGSSPISPAASKPSRRINPTPVGAERPHSKPKICFTSTPFTKASTPPVVAESLEGSVTVGSPLSLQEERELLKREKTKRAQQVGSPLPSSLDPCTPTKSGLRTGSKVTPDMQTPCPEPSKVTFSLELDLLAELYCTCISENLVPNIFLELFFVMQLLTSQSPHTHDDDEQESLCAASSDVLEKCYLRQVHNCVYFAVKVLENQFQLVAHLDKCTLRLLAENERVAFFSPDLKDRLTQAQDRSTAKLSPSVSTFIHSVPFQPATDNRSNFGSDKAFHTFKKQRDIFYEVLREWEDFHKEPGWNFDAALGSRIRGMMSQLTSAGNHSHFARLFLKQLVQMCKGPRVNSSPGDTPDADLLGMLGADSLGRLKRLEERLIQPHGVVGPCPPPSFPDHQEFFRDFLQTASCCQLNQHLQDSLCQQLLQLDEVSIRSPPASIGERGEEEEEGDGDMEQQHEKQRFTSVLLLARVLAKFLGFISFLPYQTSEKPSREIQKAAIALRSKSVPVLDVCAVLSNSMKRRRTILTVPWLVEFLSMLDCIGPLLLCYRTALGTLLLLYRRMLLGRCGEMCYLNKLLMVSVLGWLFQIPAIPEDIFFTNEFTEVAKLEDSSTTTAGLDCIPLVDQQLLYTCCPFLGEFRKLLAAFVSGSTAKSGGIIRKITPTSAELRDTPAANRSQQKLQVDLEQAFFHNQPPSLRRTVEFVAERVGSNAVKHMKATLVSELVERGEKMLRDGLETPKSNPSKLNDSICAQLCVAGLEALAKATRFCCEKSPEAIRILLPDETSPAVLTTSENITKRLATEKACSWLSANITALIRREWKSRYDRVMKAMASPLAPDSGDPEGAVVELVTQEQLTTPKRKQGSERAISCPPHCSHSASLPSDILIEMKELLSVAVGPRTHDELPTRSQIKTLLQRVGDTLACRKFLTVMSEQMLLNSTVLLACKLVSAELPVLSLSGCKGGDGVVVGPGSGSEPPVRALLEQLAEMWEGDCCASAPLHLLFTPLTVTAVLKASDTEWNNYLLLVRKLVDRGVLSEEEVVSHWKKLTNLALPATLIENFQLRSQSIKPPLPLADLQSHMEMLQVSQQTVEGAT, from the exons ATGGCGGCTCTTTTGGAATCGGTTCTGCTGCAGAAAGACCCGAACTCGGTGCTGGACTGGCTCAGAAACGTCCAG GAGTGTGACACTCTGGCCTACAGTGAATCTGGGGTGACCGTGCACAAACAG GAATTTGTCCCGTTTCTTTTAAACTTCCTAAGAGAGCAGAGCAGTCAAGCACTAACTCATGGCCCCGCCACGCCTGCCAAGACTCCCAGCCGCCCCAGAGCTGCTGCACAGACGCAGGGCTCCTCCGACAGAAGGGGCTGCAGGTCTGccggcggtggtggtggtggtggcggagCTGGTTCTCGGACCGCCAGCCGGGTCCAGCTGTtttctcctgcctcctctgtgtCACCTGGAAGCGAGTGGGAAGCTTCCAGTCAGTCGGGATGCCACTCTCTGAGCGGGGTCAACGCCTTCAGCAGTCCTTCCTTTAACACAGCATGGAGCCCCGCGTCCAGGCCTTCGGGCTCAGAGCGCCGCTCCGGTCAGAGGATCAGTCTCGGGGACTACATGGTTTCTCCGCCTGACCTCCAGCCCAGCCCCAACTTCCAGTCACAGAAGGGCCGCAGGAGAAGCGGCGGCAGCATGCCGATGGGAGGGCAAGGAAGACATGCAGGGGGGCGTGGAGGACATCACAGTGACGAGAGCGGACGGTGGGAGAGTGGCGGGAGGAGAtcaggtagaggaggaggagggtacGGTAGGATAAGCGAGCAGATTTCACCTCCGTCTGCGGGGCAGCTCAACTTCAACAACCTGGAGGACTTCCCTCCTGTTGGGTCTTCACCTATTTCACCCGC GGCATCCAAACCATCTAGAAGAATAAACCCAACACCAGTCGGGGCAGAGCGGCCACACTCTAAACCAAAGATCTGCTTCACCTCCACGCCGTTCACCAAAGCGTCCACTCCTCCGGTGGTTGCAGAGTCGCTTGAAGGGTCCGTGACGGTGGGCAGTCCTCTGAGCCTGCAGGAAGAGAGGGAGCTACTAAAGAGGGAGAA gacaAAGCGTGCCCAGCAGGTCGGCTCTCCTCTGCCGTCCTCTCTGGACCCCTGCACCCCGACAAAGTCAGGTCTCAGGACAGGATCTAAAGTTACACCGGATATGCAGACACCCTGTCCCGAACCGTCCAAAGTCACCTTCTCTCTGGAACTGGATCTCCTGGCAGAGCTGTACTGTACCTGCATCTCTG AAAATCTAGTGCCAAACATTTTCCTGGAGCTTTTCTTTGTGATGCAGTTGTTAACGTCTCAGTCTCCTCACACTCACGATGACGACGAGCAGGAAAGTTTGTGTGCAGCGAGTTCAG atgtTCTGGAGAAATGTTACCTGAGACAAGTACAcaactgtgtgtattttgcCGTGAAGGTTCTGGAGAATCAGTTTCA GCTGGTAGCTCATTTGGACAAGTGTACCTTGCGTCTGCTGGCAGAGAACGAAAGGGTGGCATTTTTCTCTCCGGATCTCAAGGACCGTCTGACTCAGGCCCAGGACAGAAGCACAGCCAAG CTCTCTCCTTCAGTTTCCACTTTCATCCACTCAGTCCCGTTCCAGCCTGCTACTGACAACCGGTCCAACTTCGGCAGTGACAAGGCCTTccacacctttaaaaaacaaag gGATATTTTTTACGAGGTGTTACGAGAATGGGAGGACTTTCACAAGGAACCAGGGTGGAACTTTGACGCTGCTCTCGGGAGTCGGATAAG aggAATGATGAGTCAGCTGACGTCGGCAGGAAACCATTCCCATTTTGCTCGTCTGTTCCTGAAGCAGCTTGTTCAG ATGTGTAAAGGCCCCCGTGTGAACAGCTCTCCCGGGGATACTCCTGACGCTGACCTGCTAGGGATGCTGGGAGCTGACAGTCTGGGGCGTCTGAAGCGACTCGAGGAGCGTCTCATTCAGCCTCACGGAGTCGTCGGTCCCTGCCCTCCTCCGTCCTTCCCCGATCACCAGGAGTTCTTCAGGGACTTCCTTCAGACAGCGAGCTG CTGCCAGCTGAACCAGCACTTGCAGGACAGCCTGtgtcagcagctcctccagctggatGAGGTGTCGATCCGGAGCCCTCCAGCTTCAATCGgtgagaggggggaggaggaggaggagggagacggGGACATGGAGCAGCAG CATGAGAAGCAGCGCTTCACCTCAGTGCTGCTCCTCGCTCGTGTTCTGGCTAAGTTCCTGGGATTCATTTCCTTTCTGCCCTACCAAACATCTGAGAAACCATCCAGGGAGATACAGAAGGCTGCGATAGCTCTGCGCAGCAAG AGTGTTCCAGTGCTggatgtgtgtgctgtgctgagTAACAGTATGAAAAGGAGGCGCACCATCCTGACTGTGCCCTGGCTGGTGGAGTTCCTCTCCATGCTGGACTGTATCggtcctctgctgctctgctacAGAACCGCGTTGGGCACACTGCTTCTCCTGTACAG GAGAATGCTGCTGGGCAGATGTGGAGAAATGTGTTACCTGAACAAGCTCCTGATGGTGTCTGTGTTGGGTTGGCTTTTCCAG ATCCCAGCGATACCAGAGGACATTTTCTTCACCAACGAGTTCACCGAGGTGGCCAAGCTGGAGGACAGCAGCACGACCACTGCAGGGCTT GATTGCATTCCCCTGGTGGATCAGCAGCTTCTCTATACATGTTGTCCATTTCTTG GTGAGTTCCGTAAGCTCCTGGCTGCCTTCGTGTCTGGAAGCACGGCCAAGAGTGGAGGCATCATCCGCAAGATCACTCCCACATCTGCTGAGCTCAGGGATACGCCGGCTGCCAACAGGTCGCAGCAGAAACTGCAG GTGGACCTCGAGCAGGCCTTCTTTCACAACCAGCCTCCGTCGCTGCGTCGCACTGTGGAGTTTGTAGCCGAGAGAGTCGGATCCAACGCTGTCAAGCACATGAA GGCCACATTGGTGAGCGAGCTGGTGGAGCGAGGTGAGAAGATGCTGAGAGACGGACTCGAGACGCCAAAGTCAAATCCTTCAAAACTGAACGACTCCATCTGTGCTCAGCTGTGTGTTGCAGGATTGGAGGCCCTGGCAAAAGCCACCAG ATTTTGCTGCGAGAAGAGTCCCGAAGCCATACGCATCCTGCTCCCCGACGAGACCTCCCCCGCT GTCCTGACCACGTCTGAAAACATCACTAAACGTCTCGCAACAGAAAAAGCCTGCAGCTGGCTCTCCGCCAACATCACAG CGCTGATTAGACGAGAGTGGAAGAGCAGGTACGATCGCGTGATGAAGGCCATGGCGAGCCCATTGGCTCCAGACTCCGGGGACCCGGAGGGCGCCGTGGTTGAGCTGGTCACCCAGGAGCAGTTGACTACTCCcaagaggaaacaaggaagCGAGAGAGCGATCTCCTGCCCTCCGCACTGCAGCCACAGCGCTTCCCTGCCATCTGACATCCTCATTGAGATGAAG GAGTTGCTGAGCGTTGCAGTCGGCCCCAGGACTCACGATGAGCTGCCAACTCGCTCTCAGATCAAAACGCTGCTGCAGAGAGTGGGAGACACACTGGCCTGCAGAAAG TTCTTAACTGTCATGTCAGAGCAGATGCTACTCAACTCTACCGTCCTACTGGCCTGCAAACTGG tgtctgcagagctgccggtgctgtctctgtcagggtGCAAAGGAGGAGATGGGGTTGTTGTGGGTCCCGGTTCAGGGTCAGAGCCTCCTGTCAGAGCGCTGCTGGAGCAGCTTGCCGAGATGTGGGAAGGGGACTGCTGCGCCTCCGCCCCCCTCCACCTGCTCTTCACCCCGCTCACCGTCACGGCTGTGCTGAAGGCCAGCGACACTGAG TGGAACAACTACCTGCTCCTAGTTAGGAAGCTGGTTGACAGAGGAGTCCTGAGCGAGGAAGAGGTCGTATCTCATTGGAAGAAGCTAACTAACTTGGCCTTGCCGGCG ACGCTGATAGAAAATTTTCAGCTGCGGTCACAGAGCATTAAGCCGCCCTTGCCTCTGGCCGACTTGCAAAGCCACATGGAGATGCTGCAGGTCTCTCAACAGACAGTAGAGGGTGCTACATGA
- the ttbk2a gene encoding tau-tubulin kinase 2 isoform X2 — protein MSGGAEQADILSVLSLVKERWKVAKKIGGGGFGEIYEAVDLLTRINVALKVESAQQPKQVLKMEVAVLKKLQGKDHVCRFVGCGRNDRFNYVVMELQGRNLADLRRSMTRGTFSISTTLRLGRQILEAIESIHSVGFLHRDIKPSNFAMGRFPSTCRTCYMLDFGLARQFTNSSQEVRPPRPVAGFRGTVRYASVNAHKNKEMGRHDDLWSLFYMLVEFLVGQLPWRKIKDKEHVGKLKETYDHRLMLKHLPAEFGVFLEHISSLDYYTKPDYQLLMSVFDNSMKTYNVVENDPYDWERTGTDGTLTISATATTPQHHTRLTPAHMGMANASLIPGDLMRENTDEVLQDEQLSDVENNPAPERLPGSPLHPHRNQEADVWEELDRNRNRIRTAVWKAAPEEEHSNNQSNNQGHHGPSLCSPVKLHSDVVPSDRDGPLLRKLRNIHSFELERRLGLESKPSPERFLEHGSVKQQLGTQHQEKEADGAAIIPVTQGQAVPSGERPDRVWHYDEEFRSNGGSPKPASPGSQEQGEGVVSSGGFVALNLSSGRQDIDSREWVMVERPCGSPGAKATTSPSEEDEEPEVLRPGEQSPGWEKGSPSPSSGKAKQESAASSKGSAKVDKLELSVGPVGALPPVTPTSPAEALAEGVLTQLTAQRPSGLSSQSGSDSAPQCLLLERRGEAEAEAQQVQEHTVDISSPQDHVPTHPGTPTDPLAETLVNGNSHTKAQSPVPSRVSSPRSPRSPPPRSPSSPRSPRSPMFTNGHLSPLANGQSNGAFPKLKDPENGNGRSPCATEPQLRGDEIREVNRAPDQTQVTSSPAVPRKDPSRRQSRIPILEPSILLELPPPGSAKEKLLQKKASHHGPVPSPTASPSLSDRRGPMLASLAKDPLSSTSDRSQDEDSLMGSRSDRQGDDAPSLSSSSSPLSRKSRIPRPVHSASSAEQLAAQFLPRPPPGKPPCRPTVEGRLRRYRIRAGSTSDSDLLTCLAQLMHGSRGSPLHHRSSAQHGGSRMGICSLTSSPHHHRSSSASPRSSSSLQRSVSSSPSRHEHRGGGGGGCLGRSRSPPSFSGSPPPRRFYPHHQETCCSRQARVGAFHLSRGKACSREGKCSSKLSR, from the exons ATGAGCGGGGGAGCGGAGCAAGCTGACATCCTAAGCGTGCTCTCCCTGGTCAAGGAACGATGGAAAGTG GCGAAGAAGATCGGGGGCGGCGGCTTCGGAGAGATCTACGAGGCGGTGGACCTGCTGACGCGGATCAACGTGGCGCTGAAGGTGGAGTCGGCCCAGCAGCCCAAACAGGTGCTCAAGATGGAGGTCGCCGTTCTCAAGAAGCTGCAGG GTAAAGATCACGTGTGTCGCTTTGTGGGATGCGGCCGCAACGACCGCTTTAACTACGTTGTGATGGAGCTGCAG GGTCGTAACCTGGCTGACCTGAGGAGGAGCATGACCCGGGGAACCTTCAGCATCAGCACCACCCTTCGTCTGGGGCGACAGATCCTGGAGGCAATAGAGAGCATCCACTCTGTCGGCTTCCTGCACCGCGACATCAAACCG TCCAATTTCGCAATGGGTCGCTTCCCGAGTACCTGTCGAACCTGCTACATGCTGGACTTTGGTTTAGCTCGACAGTTCACCAACTCTTCCCAGGAAGTCCGACCT CCCCGTCCTGTGGCAGGCTTCAGAGGAACAGTCCGATACGCATCCGTCAATGCACACAAGAATAAG GAGATGGGCCGTCACGATGACCTGTGGTCTCTCTTCTACATGCTGGTGGAGTTTCTGGTCGGTCAGTTGCCGTGGCGGAAGATCAAGGACAAA GAACATGTGGGGAAGCTGAAGGAGACTTATGACCACCGTTTGATGCTCAAACACCTGCCGGCAGAGTTTGGCGTGTTCTTGGAACACATCTCCAGCCTTGACTACTACACTAAGCCTGACTACCAG ctgctgatgtcagtgtttgacaATAGCATGAAAACCTACAATGTCGTGGAGAATGACCCTTACGACTGGGAGCGCACCGGCACAGATGGCACTTTGACAATCAGCGCCACTGCCACGACGCCGCAACATCACACCCGACTCACTCCGGCGCACATGGG TATGGCGAATGCGTCCCTCATCCCCGGCGACCtgatgagagaaaacacagacgaGGTTCTGCAGGACGAGCAGCTCAGCGACGTGGAGAACAACCCTGCTCCGGAGCGCCTGCCGGGTTCTCCCCTCCACCCGCACCGCAACCAGGAGGCCGACGTCTGGGAGGAGCTGGACCGCAACCGTAACCGCATCCGGACGGCGGTGTGGAAG GCGGCACCGGAGGAGGAACACAGCAACAACCAGAGTAATAACCAAGGACACCACGGACCAAGCCTGTGCTCCCCAGTCAAGCTGCACTCTGACGTAGTGCCTTCAGACCGTGATGGCCCTCTGCTGAGGAAGCTCCGCAATATTCACAGTTTTGAGCTGGAGAGGAGGCTTGGCCTAGAGTCCAAGCCCAGTCCAGAGCGCTTCCTGGAGCACGG ctcagtgaagcagcagcttGGCACCCAGCATCAAGAGAAGGAGGCTGATGGGGCCGCAATCATCCCAGTAACTCAGGGTCAAGCTGTACCTTCTGGGGAGCGTCCCGATAGAGTCTGGCACTATGATGAGGAGTTCAGATCTAATGGCGGTTCTCCTAAGCCAGCATCCCCTGGATCTcaggagcagggagagggggTGGTCAGCAGCGGGGGGTTTGTGGCCCTCAATCTGAGCTCTGGGAGGCAGGACATTGACTCAAGGGAGTGGGTAATGGTGGAGCGGCCCTGCGGCTCACCGGGAGCCAAGGCTACCACCAGCCCAtcggaggaggatgaggagccGGAGGTGCTCCGGCCAGGGGAACAGTCACCTGGGTGGGAAAAGGGCAGCCCAAGCCCGAGCTCTGGCAAAGCTAAACAAGAAAGCGCGGCTTCCTCCAAGGGAAGCGCAAAAGTGGACAAGCTGGAGCTCAGTGTGGGCCCCGTGGGGGCTCTTCCCCCCGTCACTCCGACCAGCCCGGCTGAAGCTCTGGCTGAGGGAGTCCTCACTCAG TTGACAGCTCAGCGTCCCTCTGGGCTGTCCTCCCAGTCAGGCTCAGACAGTGCCCCACAGTGCCTCCTGTTGGAGAGGCGTGgtgaagctgaagctgaggcTCAGCAGGTCCAGGAGCACACAGTGGACATCAGCTCCCCCCAGGACCACGTGCCCACCCATCCAGGGACACCCACAGACCCCCTGGCTGAGACGCTGGTCAATGGAAACAGCCACACCAAAGCTCAAAGCCCCGTGCCAAGCCGCGTGTCTTCCCCGCGTTCTCCACGCTCGCCTCCTCCGCGCTCGCCTTCCTCTCCTCGCTCGCCACGCAGCCCCATGTTCACAAACGGCCACCTCTCCCCTCTTGCTAACGGCCAAAGTAACGGAGCGTTCCCCAAGCTGAAAGACCCTGAGAATGGTAACGGTCGCTCTCCTTGTGCCACAGAGCCTCAGCTGAGGGGGGATGAGATCAGAGAAGTGAACCGGGCTCCAGATCAGACCCAAGTCACCTCCTCCCCGGCTGTCCCCCGTAAGGACCCCAGCCGGAGGCAAAGTCGCATCCCAATCCTGGAGCCCTCCATCCTGTTGGAGCTCCCTCCTCCGGGGTCCGCTAAGGAGAAACTCCTGCAGAAGAAAGCTAGCCACCATGGCCCAGTCCCCTCTCCCACTGCCTCACCATCCCTCTCCGATAGGCGCGGCCCCATGTTGGCCTCCCTCGCCAAGGACCCGCTGTCCTCCACCTCGGACCGCTCCCAGGACGAGGACTCTCTCATGGGCTCCCGTTCTGATCGTCAGGGAGATGAcgctccttccctctcctcctcctccagccctcTGTCCCGCAAGAGCAGAATCCCTCGCCCCGTTCATTCAGCTTCTTCTGCTGAGCAGCTGGCTGCACAATTCTTGCCACGCCCGCCGCCTGGAAAGCCACCTTGCCGCCCCACAGTGGAGGGCAG GCTTAGACGTTACCGCATTCGAGCTGGCAGCACCAGTGACTCAGACCTCCTGACATGCCTTGCTCAGCTGATGCATGGCTCCAGAGGCTCCCCCCTTCACCACCGCTCCTCAGCCCAGCATGGGGGCTCCAGGATGGGCATCTGCAGCCTAACGAGCTCCCCGCACCACCATCGCAGCTCTAGCGCATCCCCGCgcagctcctcctctctgcagcgcTCCGTCAGCTCCTCGCCCTCCCGCCACGAGCACCGTGGCGGCGGGGGAGGAGGTTGCCTGGGCCGCAGCCGCTCGCCTCCCAGCTTCTCTGGCTCGCCGCCCCCGCGCCGCTTCTACCCGCACCACCAGGAGACATGCTGCAGCCGCCAGGCCCGCGTGGGCGCGTTCCACCTGTCCAGGGGAAAAGCCTGTAGCCGAGAGGGCAAGTGCTCCAGCAAGCTGAGCAGATAG
- the ttbk2a gene encoding tau-tubulin kinase 2 isoform X1: protein MSGGAEQADILSVLSLVKERWKVAKKIGGGGFGEIYEAVDLLTRINVALKVESAQQPKQVLKMEVAVLKKLQGKDHVCRFVGCGRNDRFNYVVMELQGRNLADLRRSMTRGTFSISTTLRLGRQILEAIESIHSVGFLHRDIKPSNFAMGRFPSTCRTCYMLDFGLARQFTNSSQEVRPPRPVAGFRGTVRYASVNAHKNKEMGRHDDLWSLFYMLVEFLVGQLPWRKIKDKEHVGKLKETYDHRLMLKHLPAEFGVFLEHISSLDYYTKPDYQLLMSVFDNSMKTYNVVENDPYDWERTGTDGTLTISATATTPQHHTRLTPAHMGMANASLIPGDLMRENTDEVLQDEQLSDVENNPAPERLPGSPLHPHRNQEADVWEELDRNRNRIRTAVWKAAPEEEHSNNQSNNQGHHGPSLCSPVKLHSDVVPSDRDGPLLRKLRNIHSFELERRLGLESKPSPERFLEHGSVKQQLGTQHQEKEADGAAIIPVTQGQAVPSGERPDRVWHYDEEFRSNGGSPKPASPGSQEQGEGVVSSGGFVALNLSSGRQDIDSREWVMVERPCGSPGAKATTSPSEEDEEPEVLRPGEQSPGWEKGSPSPSSGKAKQESAASSKGSAKVDKLELSVGPVGALPPVTPTSPAEALAEGVLTQLPTSPPSLPEEVAIRTSSPIPLRSPSPHTLLTTLSDPLHLRHPASLRRSQSADQQRQQERPSSSSSCHASLPLPPKPAPGTHSPSRRKLPAIPAGAANAKFPSVIRITRAQLQQLTAQRPSGLSSQSGSDSAPQCLLLERRGEAEAEAQQVQEHTVDISSPQDHVPTHPGTPTDPLAETLVNGNSHTKAQSPVPSRVSSPRSPRSPPPRSPSSPRSPRSPMFTNGHLSPLANGQSNGAFPKLKDPENGNGRSPCATEPQLRGDEIREVNRAPDQTQVTSSPAVPRKDPSRRQSRIPILEPSILLELPPPGSAKEKLLQKKASHHGPVPSPTASPSLSDRRGPMLASLAKDPLSSTSDRSQDEDSLMGSRSDRQGDDAPSLSSSSSPLSRKSRIPRPVHSASSAEQLAAQFLPRPPPGKPPCRPTVEGRLRRYRIRAGSTSDSDLLTCLAQLMHGSRGSPLHHRSSAQHGGSRMGICSLTSSPHHHRSSSASPRSSSSLQRSVSSSPSRHEHRGGGGGGCLGRSRSPPSFSGSPPPRRFYPHHQETCCSRQARVGAFHLSRGKACSREGKCSSKLSR from the exons ATGAGCGGGGGAGCGGAGCAAGCTGACATCCTAAGCGTGCTCTCCCTGGTCAAGGAACGATGGAAAGTG GCGAAGAAGATCGGGGGCGGCGGCTTCGGAGAGATCTACGAGGCGGTGGACCTGCTGACGCGGATCAACGTGGCGCTGAAGGTGGAGTCGGCCCAGCAGCCCAAACAGGTGCTCAAGATGGAGGTCGCCGTTCTCAAGAAGCTGCAGG GTAAAGATCACGTGTGTCGCTTTGTGGGATGCGGCCGCAACGACCGCTTTAACTACGTTGTGATGGAGCTGCAG GGTCGTAACCTGGCTGACCTGAGGAGGAGCATGACCCGGGGAACCTTCAGCATCAGCACCACCCTTCGTCTGGGGCGACAGATCCTGGAGGCAATAGAGAGCATCCACTCTGTCGGCTTCCTGCACCGCGACATCAAACCG TCCAATTTCGCAATGGGTCGCTTCCCGAGTACCTGTCGAACCTGCTACATGCTGGACTTTGGTTTAGCTCGACAGTTCACCAACTCTTCCCAGGAAGTCCGACCT CCCCGTCCTGTGGCAGGCTTCAGAGGAACAGTCCGATACGCATCCGTCAATGCACACAAGAATAAG GAGATGGGCCGTCACGATGACCTGTGGTCTCTCTTCTACATGCTGGTGGAGTTTCTGGTCGGTCAGTTGCCGTGGCGGAAGATCAAGGACAAA GAACATGTGGGGAAGCTGAAGGAGACTTATGACCACCGTTTGATGCTCAAACACCTGCCGGCAGAGTTTGGCGTGTTCTTGGAACACATCTCCAGCCTTGACTACTACACTAAGCCTGACTACCAG ctgctgatgtcagtgtttgacaATAGCATGAAAACCTACAATGTCGTGGAGAATGACCCTTACGACTGGGAGCGCACCGGCACAGATGGCACTTTGACAATCAGCGCCACTGCCACGACGCCGCAACATCACACCCGACTCACTCCGGCGCACATGGG TATGGCGAATGCGTCCCTCATCCCCGGCGACCtgatgagagaaaacacagacgaGGTTCTGCAGGACGAGCAGCTCAGCGACGTGGAGAACAACCCTGCTCCGGAGCGCCTGCCGGGTTCTCCCCTCCACCCGCACCGCAACCAGGAGGCCGACGTCTGGGAGGAGCTGGACCGCAACCGTAACCGCATCCGGACGGCGGTGTGGAAG GCGGCACCGGAGGAGGAACACAGCAACAACCAGAGTAATAACCAAGGACACCACGGACCAAGCCTGTGCTCCCCAGTCAAGCTGCACTCTGACGTAGTGCCTTCAGACCGTGATGGCCCTCTGCTGAGGAAGCTCCGCAATATTCACAGTTTTGAGCTGGAGAGGAGGCTTGGCCTAGAGTCCAAGCCCAGTCCAGAGCGCTTCCTGGAGCACGG ctcagtgaagcagcagcttGGCACCCAGCATCAAGAGAAGGAGGCTGATGGGGCCGCAATCATCCCAGTAACTCAGGGTCAAGCTGTACCTTCTGGGGAGCGTCCCGATAGAGTCTGGCACTATGATGAGGAGTTCAGATCTAATGGCGGTTCTCCTAAGCCAGCATCCCCTGGATCTcaggagcagggagagggggTGGTCAGCAGCGGGGGGTTTGTGGCCCTCAATCTGAGCTCTGGGAGGCAGGACATTGACTCAAGGGAGTGGGTAATGGTGGAGCGGCCCTGCGGCTCACCGGGAGCCAAGGCTACCACCAGCCCAtcggaggaggatgaggagccGGAGGTGCTCCGGCCAGGGGAACAGTCACCTGGGTGGGAAAAGGGCAGCCCAAGCCCGAGCTCTGGCAAAGCTAAACAAGAAAGCGCGGCTTCCTCCAAGGGAAGCGCAAAAGTGGACAAGCTGGAGCTCAGTGTGGGCCCCGTGGGGGCTCTTCCCCCCGTCACTCCGACCAGCCCGGCTGAAGCTCTGGCTGAGGGAGTCCTCACTCAG CTCCCCACCTCTCCTCCGTCCCTGCCTGAGGAGGTTGCGATCCGGACATCCAGCCCCATCCCTCTGCGCTCTCCCAGCCCACACACTCTCCTGACCACCTTGTCGGACCCGCTGCACCTGCGCCACCCGGCGAGCTTGAGGCGCAGCCAGTCCGCCGaccagcagcggcagcaggagcgtccctcctcttcctcctcctgccacGCCTCCCTACCGCTACCACCAAAACCCGCCCCCGGCACGCACTCGCCCAGTCGTAGGAAACTCCCGGCCATCCCGGCGGGCGCTGCCAACGCCAAGTTTCCCTCTGTCATACGCATCACCCGTGCACAGCTTCAGCAG TTGACAGCTCAGCGTCCCTCTGGGCTGTCCTCCCAGTCAGGCTCAGACAGTGCCCCACAGTGCCTCCTGTTGGAGAGGCGTGgtgaagctgaagctgaggcTCAGCAGGTCCAGGAGCACACAGTGGACATCAGCTCCCCCCAGGACCACGTGCCCACCCATCCAGGGACACCCACAGACCCCCTGGCTGAGACGCTGGTCAATGGAAACAGCCACACCAAAGCTCAAAGCCCCGTGCCAAGCCGCGTGTCTTCCCCGCGTTCTCCACGCTCGCCTCCTCCGCGCTCGCCTTCCTCTCCTCGCTCGCCACGCAGCCCCATGTTCACAAACGGCCACCTCTCCCCTCTTGCTAACGGCCAAAGTAACGGAGCGTTCCCCAAGCTGAAAGACCCTGAGAATGGTAACGGTCGCTCTCCTTGTGCCACAGAGCCTCAGCTGAGGGGGGATGAGATCAGAGAAGTGAACCGGGCTCCAGATCAGACCCAAGTCACCTCCTCCCCGGCTGTCCCCCGTAAGGACCCCAGCCGGAGGCAAAGTCGCATCCCAATCCTGGAGCCCTCCATCCTGTTGGAGCTCCCTCCTCCGGGGTCCGCTAAGGAGAAACTCCTGCAGAAGAAAGCTAGCCACCATGGCCCAGTCCCCTCTCCCACTGCCTCACCATCCCTCTCCGATAGGCGCGGCCCCATGTTGGCCTCCCTCGCCAAGGACCCGCTGTCCTCCACCTCGGACCGCTCCCAGGACGAGGACTCTCTCATGGGCTCCCGTTCTGATCGTCAGGGAGATGAcgctccttccctctcctcctcctccagccctcTGTCCCGCAAGAGCAGAATCCCTCGCCCCGTTCATTCAGCTTCTTCTGCTGAGCAGCTGGCTGCACAATTCTTGCCACGCCCGCCGCCTGGAAAGCCACCTTGCCGCCCCACAGTGGAGGGCAG GCTTAGACGTTACCGCATTCGAGCTGGCAGCACCAGTGACTCAGACCTCCTGACATGCCTTGCTCAGCTGATGCATGGCTCCAGAGGCTCCCCCCTTCACCACCGCTCCTCAGCCCAGCATGGGGGCTCCAGGATGGGCATCTGCAGCCTAACGAGCTCCCCGCACCACCATCGCAGCTCTAGCGCATCCCCGCgcagctcctcctctctgcagcgcTCCGTCAGCTCCTCGCCCTCCCGCCACGAGCACCGTGGCGGCGGGGGAGGAGGTTGCCTGGGCCGCAGCCGCTCGCCTCCCAGCTTCTCTGGCTCGCCGCCCCCGCGCCGCTTCTACCCGCACCACCAGGAGACATGCTGCAGCCGCCAGGCCCGCGTGGGCGCGTTCCACCTGTCCAGGGGAAAAGCCTGTAGCCGAGAGGGCAAGTGCTCCAGCAAGCTGAGCAGATAG